The following are encoded together in the Methanosarcina flavescens genome:
- a CDS encoding class I SAM-dependent methyltransferase translates to MRRQCIKVPKKKGESIRRMLLELEILDNSVKISADEMFLYLPLTREPAPDELRNFPEETELNECDFEIQEKKPVPEDLLGFSPVYEVIGDIALLEDPDLDTQKASRIADALLRAHPNVKTVLKPLTPVIGEFRVREFEVIAGEPRTETIHREYGCRYQVDLSRAYFTPRLSTERSRVLSWVKKGDIVVDMFSGVGPYSILIAKNKKPSKVLAIDKNPEAVRYLRENIILNSVKNIEAIEGDAREEAKRFAGTADHVIMNLPHKAFEFLDSAVLLTKPGGIIHYYGITPEDDLFESSIELIRAAAEKAGRKIEILDKRVVRSYAPHQYNICIEARVI, encoded by the coding sequence TCCTTGAGCTTGAGATTCTTGACAATTCCGTAAAAATAAGTGCAGATGAGATGTTTCTTTATCTTCCTCTGACCAGAGAGCCTGCTCCTGACGAACTGAGGAATTTCCCTGAAGAAACTGAGCTTAATGAGTGTGATTTCGAAATTCAAGAAAAAAAGCCTGTTCCTGAAGATCTGCTTGGTTTCAGCCCAGTCTATGAGGTTATAGGAGATATTGCCCTTCTGGAAGATCCTGATCTTGATACCCAGAAAGCCTCAAGAATTGCCGACGCCCTACTCCGGGCACATCCGAATGTAAAAACTGTACTTAAGCCTCTTACACCTGTGATTGGGGAATTCCGGGTCAGGGAGTTTGAGGTTATTGCAGGCGAGCCCAGGACCGAAACAATTCACAGGGAATACGGCTGTCGCTATCAGGTTGACCTTTCACGAGCTTATTTTACTCCCCGCCTCTCGACCGAACGCTCAAGAGTTCTCTCCTGGGTTAAAAAAGGCGATATTGTTGTTGATATGTTTTCAGGCGTAGGCCCTTACAGCATCCTGATTGCGAAAAACAAAAAACCTTCAAAAGTTCTGGCAATCGATAAAAACCCGGAAGCTGTACGGTATCTCAGGGAAAACATAATTCTTAATTCTGTGAAAAACATCGAAGCAATAGAAGGTGATGCTAGGGAAGAAGCAAAGAGGTTTGCAGGCACTGCCGACCATGTGATTATGAATCTTCCCCATAAAGCTTTTGAATTTCTGGACTCTGCGGTGCTCCTGACAAAGCCCGGCGGAATAATCCATTATTACGGAATAACCCCTGAGGACGACCTCTTCGAAAGCTCTATTGAACTAATAAGGGCGGCTGCGGAAAAAGCAGGAAGGAAAATCGAGATTCTGGACAAAAGAGTAGTTCGCTCTTATGCCCCTCACCAGTATAATATCTGCATAGAAGCCAGGGTTATTTAA